The Lepus europaeus isolate LE1 chromosome 5, mLepTim1.pri, whole genome shotgun sequence genome includes the window caagtgcttgggcccctgcacccacattggagacacagaggaattcctggctcctggctttggatcagctgagtttcagcagttgcagccatttggaaaggaagacctctgtctctccctctctgtaactctgcctctcaaataaatagatctcagACACAGAACATTTACAATATGCACAGTACCGTTCTTCCCCGGATTTAGGCAGATCCAGATGGTAAATATTGTAGCTTTTGGTGCCACGCACTCTGTcacttattttttgcttttattttcacaactgtaaaaaatgttttgaaaaattgcTAGGTTAGCTCAACTCTGTGATCTTAAAATAAATGACCATCCTTGGTTTTAATTTGCCAACCAGTATTCTATAGTGCCCTCAAGAATGGACTTATTTAAGGGTCAGGGTTTTgaggcagtgggttaaacctccactcCAGAAATCCTGTGCTCCACAACCAAGCACCtagttctgagtcctggctccacttccatcccaacttcctgctggtgccccttggacctgcttgggagacctggattggagtttggactcctagcttcagcctagtacagacctggctgttgtggctatttgaggattcaaccagtggatagaacttttttttctctgtgtcattctgcctttcaaataaatgaatttttttttttctttacagcagCTAAGCTTACTTTAGTGTAAAACATTTtggaatccatgtatagttttttcatatgtgcattttctgtgaaccttttaCAGATCCCTGTATTTGTGCTTGTGGTCCAGCACTCCCCTCCCTGTTATTGTCAATTCTTTTGGTATCTCATTTACCTGATTGAAGTTGAATCTGCTTTTTTAATGACCATAAGATTATCTTCTGtgaagtgcttgttcaagtcttctgtccattggttttaTTGACTTGTTGACTGTGTATTTTGTATTCCAGTGTACACTTTGGTTTATTTGGATTCATTTTTCTTGTACAGTGGGTCATTTGAATACTTATCATGTGGTTGGTTGTACCAATATATTCCCATGCCATCACACAAgatctttcattggttcactctacaaatggccacaatgaccagaactggatcaggctgaagccaggagactggaactccatccaggtttcccatatgggtgtcaggagcccagttacttgggccatcttctgctgcttttccaggcatattaacaaggagctagattggaagtaaagcacggatcagcccagctccagctgtgtggctgtttggggagtgaaccagtggatggaagacctttctctctataactctgcctctcaaaaacttttaaaaaaggcaaatgaAGCACTTGGGGCTCAAGCTAGCACTCTTGGGATGTTGGCAAcgcgggcggcagctttacccactgtgcccctAGTGTTTAAACTGCATGCgtctttttaaaggaaaacagtAGATGTTGTAAGGATGTGTGAGGCTACATTGATTGAGGTGATCATAGGGAAACTTGACTTATTTGGGGACCTAGGCCTTCAAGAACAAGTAATATAAACAGTTTTCTAGATAACTGCTCATTATCAAAATTGTAGTCATTAAAATTTAGAAACTGAAATGGGAGTTTGAATTCCTTAAATacatgaattaaatattttttctaaacttGCAGGGTAAAGCACCAATAGACTCAAAACCTAGAGCAGGAGAACCATCCAGTGATGGCTTGAGCTTTCTGTTTATTAAAGAGGTAAAGATTGCTAAGCCAGAGGTGAAGAACATAGAGACTGAGGAAGAAGAGTCTTCAGAGTTGGAAGGAAAAGGAACTCCCAAGTTGGAGGAGCAAGAGGCCTCATGGGTAGAGGAGGAGTGGGAAGAGACTTCGtggctggaagaggaggaggaaggggaagaagcaTCAGGgatagaggaggaggaagagacctCGGAgctggaagaagagggagaagaaatctcagagctggaggaggaggaggaggagggagaagacacCATAGAGAAGAGTTACAATAAGCGTGAAGAGCCGTCCTGTATAAACTTGAGTACTTCATCAGGGATCGCCacagttttaaagaaaacagagaaagagaaacacaaaacTCTAAAATTAGAAGAGCTAACTGCCGAAGAGGCAGAGTTACTACAGGAAACAGAAGAAAGCTTTCGAAAAAGCGTGGTTCATCTCTTCAGAGAGATTCAAAAGGagattgaaaacattaaaaatttccaCCCAGAAGTCTTGGAAATTAAAGATTCAGTAGATGACCTGAGTAACAGAATGGACATACTTGAAGAAAGAGTGGATAGTCTGGATGATCAAGTTGAAGAATTCTCTAAGGATGCAATGCAAATGGCCAAACAGATAATCAATAAAGAAAGATTAAGAGATATAGAGGATAGATCCAGAAGTGCCAATATCCGTTTGATAGGTATTCcagaaaaagagaataaagagaaCAGTGCAGAGGACATAATAAGAGAAATAGTTGAAGAAAACTTTCCAGAGCTGAAGAAAGATTCAAGTCTTGAGATTGTCAGTGCACACCGAATACCCAGTAAGATCGATGAAAACAGATTCACTCCTAGACACATCTTGGTGAAATTTTGCAATTCCAGTGATAAAGAGAAAATCATAAAGCTttccagagaaaggaaagaaataacctACAGAGGAACTAGAATCAGGTTGACTGCAGACTTATCACTGGGCACCCTGGATGCTAGAAGTAAGTGGGCCAATATCATCAAAGTTCTGCAGGAAAAAGGCTTTAGGCCGAGAATCTTGTATCCAGCCAAATTAGCATTTGATTTTGAGGGTAAAACAAAGGTATTTTTCGATATTGAAGAATTCAGGACATTCGTTTCTTGTGTATCCCCTTTGAAAGAATTACTGGAGAATGTGCTTGGTAATCTAGAATGACTACCAAGACATACATGCCATGTGCTTGCCTCCTGCCCACACACACCACGTCATGTAAAGCACCAATCGTACTCAGAAGGATGGACAGCCAGTGGCTTACTGGACCTGGGTGGGAAAGGTCAGGTGTTGTCTTTGTGTTGCTGTAGCCAAAGGATCCTTTGAGTGGGTTTCATGACAGCCATCCGCCTGTACAGGGGGAGACTGCTGCTGGTGGGAGGGGAATCATTGAGGGAACAatggatgggagggggagggcaggcttGGGAAATGGTGACAGGAGACTCCTGTCACAGAGGGGtttg containing:
- the L1TD1 gene encoding LINE-1 type transposase domain-containing protein 1; protein product: MARLPKKQDNLTSTERKQLIETDKDKDISAVIMKKYKVLMEIQDLMFEEIRESLKNDLKQHLAATRIIPEMKNSDNSRSRKDWQQVKELASQTTHLVEKMEGKKSKIVEDIVNLIHKREEMNEFNSRLDESKENRSNKGQKSSQVKSQNQKVSVSMEETLYSVDDRKSTMHIEGEEDENTKNEEVKEMGEEKNVQSFKNEKCQKAPRGWFDEGAVLTLAADLSSATLGVSGRWSDIFGILKENDFEPTFLCDVKLAFKCDGETRTFSNLQSLREFTSQKPFMKELLQDIFPQNEKVHRGRRYGIQEKLGKAPIDSKPRAGEPSSDGLSFLFIKEVKIAKPEVKNIETEEEESSELEGKGTPKLEEQEASWVEEEWEETSWLEEEEEGEEASGIEEEEETSELEEEGEEISELEEEEEEGEDTIEKSYNKREEPSCINLSTSSGIATVLKKTEKEKHKTLKLEELTAEEAELLQETEESFRKSVVHLFREIQKEIENIKNFHPEVLEIKDSVDDLSNRMDILEERVDSLDDQVEEFSKDAMQMAKQIINKERLRDIEDRSRSANIRLIGIPEKENKENSAEDIIREIVEENFPELKKDSSLEIVSAHRIPSKIDENRFTPRHILVKFCNSSDKEKIIKLSRERKEITYRGTRIRLTADLSLGTLDARSKWANIIKVLQEKGFRPRILYPAKLAFDFEGKTKVFFDIEEFRTFVSCVSPLKELLENVLGNLE